One Aegilops tauschii subsp. strangulata cultivar AL8/78 chromosome 7, Aet v6.0, whole genome shotgun sequence genomic window carries:
- the LOC109739178 gene encoding protein TIFY 11e, protein MAATGSAQSRRFATACGVLSRCIKAAEARPAATVVLPLMPGAELPAQDDRAAGPAPEHAQMTIFYGGQVLVLDEVPADRAAELLRVAAVSGTARGSCEAADGDLPMARKASLQRFMQKRKGRLATRAVPYSWPDGDAVPYHLTLTL, encoded by the coding sequence ATGGCGGCGACAGGGAGCGCTCAGAGCCGACGGTTCGCCACGGCGTGCGGCGTTCTCAGCCGCTGCATcaaggcggcggaggcgcggccgGCGGCCACGGTGGTCCTCCCCCTCATGCCCGGAGCGGAATTGCCCGCGCAAGACGACCGCGCGGCGGGTCCTGCGCCGGAGCACGCGCAGATGACCATCTTCTACGGCGGGCAGGTGCTGGTGCTGGACGAGGTGCCGGCCGATAGGGCGGCCGAGCTGCTGCGTGTCGCTGCTGTCTCAGGCACAGCGCGTGGGAGCTGCGAGGCGGCGGATGGCGACCTGCCCATGGCGAGGAAGGCGTCGCTGCAGCGGTTCATGCAGAAGCGCAAGGGAAGGCTCGCCACGCGCGCTGTCCCCTACAGCTGGCCAGACGGCGACGCCGTCCCCTACCATCTCACACTTACGCTCTGA
- the LOC109739177 gene encoding protein TIFY 11e-like translates to MAASGSAQSRRFTTACGVLSRCIKAAEARPVATVVLPLMPGAEVPAQDDHAAGPAPASAQMTIFYGGQVLVLDEVPDDRAAELLRVAAAAGAARGDGDLPMARKASLQRFMEKRKGRVAARAVPYSRPDGDTASCDRVTLTL, encoded by the coding sequence ATGGCGGCGTCAGGGAGCGCTCAGAGCCGACGGTTCACCACAGCGTGCGGCGTCCTCAGCCGCTGCATcaaggcggcggaggcgcggccgGTGGCCACGGTGGTCCTCCCCCTCATGCCCGGAGCCGAAGTGCCCGCGCAAGACGACCACGCGGCGGGTCCTGCGCCGGCGAGCGCGCAGATGACCATCTTCTACGGCGGGCAGGTGCTGGTGCTGGACGAGGTCCCGGACGATAGGGCGGCCGAGCTGCTCCGTGTCGCTGCCGCAGCAGGCGCCGCGCGAGGGGACGGCGACCTGCCCATGGCGAGGAAGGCGTCACTGCAGCGGTTCATGGAGAAGCGCAAGGGAAGGGTCGCCGCACGCGCCGTCCCCTACAGCCGGCCCGACGGCGACACGGCCTCCTGTGACCGTGTCACGCTTACGCTCTGA